The following proteins are co-located in the Chitinispirillum alkaliphilum genome:
- a CDS encoding Ferritin-like protein, with amino-acid sequence MISEKMENALNGQINKEMFSAYLYMSMSAQSGAMGLKGVSVWFMAQYHEEMFHAMKIYEYVNRHGARVRLDAIERPQQDFSSVLEMFEKTLEHEKLVTKSINDLVDRAVEERDHATQTFLSWYVTEQVEEEDSANEIIQKLKLMGDNTGGLYLLDKELGSRVVNAPVDFSLGVESAGA; translated from the coding sequence ATGATCAGTGAAAAAATGGAAAATGCTCTGAACGGGCAGATTAATAAAGAGATGTTCTCAGCATACCTATATATGTCTATGTCTGCTCAGAGTGGTGCTATGGGGCTTAAGGGGGTTTCTGTGTGGTTCATGGCACAGTATCACGAAGAGATGTTTCATGCAATGAAAATTTACGAATATGTCAATAGGCATGGAGCAAGGGTTAGGTTGGATGCCATAGAGCGGCCACAGCAGGATTTCTCCTCTGTGCTGGAAATGTTCGAAAAAACCCTTGAACATGAAAAGCTGGTCACTAAGAGTATCAATGATCTGGTGGATCGGGCTGTTGAGGAGAGGGATCATGCGACCCAGACTTTCCTCTCCTGGTATGTTACCGAACAGGTTGAAGAAGAAGATAGTGCAAATGAAATAATCCAAAAACTAAAACTCATGGGTGACAACACAGGCGGATTATATCTTTTGGATAAAGAGCTTGGTTCAAGAGTTGTAAATGCACCGGTGGATTTCTCTTTGGGTGTTGAATCTGCCGGAGCGTAA
- a CDS encoding Rubredoxin — protein sequence MSYVCNVCGYVYDPEVGDPDNGVAPGTAFADIPDTWVCPECGVGKDEFSPEE from the coding sequence ATGAGTTACGTGTGCAATGTGTGTGGTTATGTTTATGATCCTGAAGTTGGAGATCCTGATAATGGGGTAGCGCCAGGAACCGCTTTTGCCGATATTCCTGATACCTGGGTATGCCCGGAATGTGGCGTCGGTAAAGATGAGTTTTCACCTGAGGAATAA